A genomic window from Geotrypetes seraphini chromosome 18, aGeoSer1.1, whole genome shotgun sequence includes:
- the LMAN2 gene encoding vesicular integral-membrane protein VIP36: MAASCWGGNGWLCSLLLFLVAIRLQVVLADVTDGSSEYMKREHSLIKPYQGVGSSSMPLWDFGGSTMLTSQYVRLTPDEHSRQGSIWNRSPCFLKDWELHVQFHIHGAGKKNLHGDGIALWYTRDRLSPGPVFGSKDKFHGLAIFLDTYPNDETTERVFPYISVMVNNGSMEYEHSKDGRSVELAGCTADLRNQNHDTFLAIRYSRSRLTVMTDLEDKSEWKNCIDISGVRLPTGYFFGASAATGDLSDNHDVISMKLFQLMVEHTPEEENIDWTKIEPSVSLLKSPKDNVDDPTGNFRSGPLTGWKIFLLLLCALLGIIVCAVVGAVVFQKRKEKNKRFY; encoded by the exons ATGGCGGCGTCATGCTGGGGAGGCAATGGGTGGCTCTGTTCGTTGCTgctcttcttggtggccattcggcTGCAGGTGGTCCTGGCGGACGTGACGGACGGGAGCAGCGAGTATATGAAGCGGGAGCATTCGCTGATTAAACCCTACCAGG GAGTTGGCTCTAGTTCAATGCCACTCTGGGACTTTGGGGGCAGCACTATGCTGACCAGCCAGTATGTGCGTCTGACTCCTGATGAACACAGCCGTCAGGGCTCTATCTGGAACAGATCA CCTTGTTTCCTAAAGGACTGGGAGCTGCATGTCCAGTTCCACATTCACGGGGCTGGGAAGAAGAACCTGCATGGAGATGGCATAGCATTGTGGTACACCAGAGACAGACTTTCTCCAG GTCCTGTATTTGGAAGTAAAGACAAATTTCATGGTCTGGCTATCTTTCTTGATACGTACCCCAATGATGAAACGACAGAG CGGGTATTCCCTTATATCTCGGTGATGGTGAACAATGGTTCCATGGAATATGAGCACAGTAAGGATGGGCGCAGTGTGGAGTTAGCAGGCTGCACTGCAGATCTGCGCAACCAGAACCACGACACCTTTCTGGCCATCCGCTATTCACGAAGCAGACTGACG GTGATGACTgatctagaagataaaagtgaaTGGAAGAACTGCATTGATATCTCAGGAGTTCGTTTGCCCACTGGCTATTTTTTTGGAGCCTCTGCAGCTACAGGGGACTTGTCTG ACAACCATGATGTCATCTCCATGAAGCTATTCCAGCTGATGGTGGAGCACACTCCTGAAGAGGAGAATATTGACTGGACCAAGATAGAGCCAAGCGTCAGCCTGCTCAAGTCCCCAAAAG ACAATGTAGATGATCCTACTGGAAACTTCCGCAGTGGACCACTCACTGGATGGAAAATCTTTTTGCTACTGCTCTGTGCTCTTCTGGGAATTATTGTCTGTGCAGTGGTGGGAGCTGTTGTTTTCCAGAAGCGTAAAGAGAAAAACAAACGCTTCTACTAA